Proteins encoded within one genomic window of Methanosarcina barkeri str. Wiesmoor:
- a CDS encoding (Fe-S)-binding protein, protein MTNAMELYQMLPKTNCKKCGKTSCMAFAVSLMAHELTPEDCPPLKDEPKYKENYEKISELFKPAESATETGLIVHEDLCFGCGNCVVACPPNVANDPHGIGSGKAPTNPNKLVLAVEDGIVKAQNLGECRRFGKNKILCNGCIVTCPVEAIEFV, encoded by the coding sequence ATGACAAATGCAATGGAACTCTATCAGATGCTTCCAAAGACTAACTGCAAAAAGTGCGGAAAAACCTCTTGTATGGCGTTTGCAGTATCTCTCATGGCCCACGAGCTCACACCCGAGGATTGCCCGCCTCTTAAAGATGAACCAAAGTATAAAGAAAACTATGAAAAGATAAGTGAACTTTTCAAACCTGCCGAAAGCGCAACTGAAACCGGGCTTATAGTGCATGAAGACTTATGTTTTGGTTGTGGAAACTGTGTGGTTGCCTGTCCTCCTAATGTAGCTAATGATCCACACGGAATAGGCTCGGGAAAGGCCCCCACGAATCCTAATAAGCTGGTCCTGGCCGTAGAAGACGGCATTGTAAAAGCCCAGAACTTAGGGGAATGCCGCCGTTTCGGAAAGAACAAAATTCTATGTAATGGCTGTATAGTAACCTGCCCTGTAGAGGCAATCGAGTTTGTGTGA
- a CDS encoding formylmethanofuran dehydrogenase subunit B, with the protein MEKNYHVCTGCGLLCDDIEVESENNSVNKVYTACRVGVAHMKEARKGEADFLVDNKPVDEATAISEAASILKNARNSLIFGLGTSTSETQKIAIELAKKINATLDDTSSFCLGPLAEALIQDKLKSCTLDDVRNKADVIIYWGTDPSDSHPRLLSKHSYFPRGTEKQRGWEEERTAIAIDVRKSHTAKICGNYFYQIPPKGDAEFIDAMIAGLSGKLPKTSYNYPPKKILELANILKGAKFGVIFVGRGLIYSLENLEPLFKLMKILNEKANFHLIPMVSSSNTMGFNENLFAETGYVNSVKFENGTAKHGPEYSVVESLKAKTVDAALIIGSDPLLFLPGSIAKNMLEIPVISMDHCETLTSKHSKVYINTAINGVEAGGSSIRMDRVKVSFEPVIETNHPSEDVILKKIMEAL; encoded by the coding sequence ATGGAGAAAAACTATCATGTATGCACAGGCTGCGGCCTCCTCTGTGACGATATTGAGGTTGAGTCCGAAAATAACAGTGTGAATAAAGTTTATACAGCCTGCAGAGTAGGAGTCGCCCATATGAAAGAAGCAAGAAAGGGCGAAGCAGATTTTCTGGTTGATAATAAGCCTGTAGATGAAGCTACTGCTATCAGTGAGGCTGCATCAATCCTTAAAAATGCCAGAAATTCTTTGATCTTCGGGCTTGGGACTTCTACCAGTGAAACCCAAAAAATAGCAATTGAGCTTGCAAAGAAAATCAACGCCACTCTTGATGATACCTCCTCGTTCTGCCTGGGTCCTCTAGCTGAGGCTCTCATTCAGGATAAGCTCAAGAGCTGTACTCTTGACGATGTAAGGAATAAAGCTGATGTTATCATATACTGGGGAACAGATCCATCGGACTCTCATCCTCGCCTTCTTTCGAAGCATTCCTACTTCCCCAGAGGAACCGAAAAGCAGAGAGGCTGGGAAGAAGAAAGGACAGCCATAGCAATCGATGTTCGAAAGTCCCATACCGCAAAGATCTGCGGGAATTATTTTTACCAGATTCCTCCAAAAGGAGATGCAGAATTTATCGATGCCATGATTGCAGGGCTTTCGGGAAAGCTTCCCAAAACCTCCTATAATTACCCGCCTAAAAAAATACTTGAGCTGGCAAACATCCTTAAAGGAGCAAAGTTCGGCGTAATCTTTGTAGGACGCGGGCTCATCTACTCGCTTGAAAACCTTGAACCTCTTTTCAAGCTTATGAAAATCCTGAATGAGAAAGCAAATTTCCACCTCATACCAATGGTAAGCAGCTCTAATACAATGGGCTTTAACGAAAACCTCTTTGCAGAAACTGGATATGTGAATAGTGTAAAGTTCGAAAACGGGACTGCAAAGCATGGGCCCGAGTACTCAGTTGTTGAGTCTCTTAAAGCAAAAACTGTGGATGCAGCTCTTATAATAGGTTCGGATCCGCTTTTATTCCTTCCCGGATCTATTGCAAAGAACATGCTGGAGATTCCTGTTATCTCGATGGATCATTGTGAAACCCTGACTTCAAAGCACTCAAAGGTCTACATCAATACCGCAATAAACGGGGTAGAGGCAGGGGGAAGTTCCATACGCATGGATAGAGTTAAAGTGAGCTTTGAGCCTGTTATTGAGACAAATCACCCGTCTGAGGACGTAATTCTCAAGAAAATAATGGAGGCACTCTGA
- a CDS encoding ferredoxin-thioredoxin reductase catalytic domain-containing protein: protein MTDHNELKQKMYEWTQKYAEKAGYRLNPDKEALDYVLDGLTVKLEKFGRRYCPCRIVTGDEKEDRKIVCPCIYHKEEVERDGNCHCELFFKAN, encoded by the coding sequence ATGACTGATCATAATGAACTAAAACAGAAAATGTATGAATGGACTCAGAAATATGCAGAAAAAGCAGGGTACAGGCTTAACCCGGATAAAGAAGCTCTTGACTATGTGCTTGATGGACTTACAGTTAAGCTTGAGAAATTCGGAAGGCGTTACTGTCCCTGCAGAATAGTTACCGGAGATGAAAAAGAAGATAGAAAGATTGTATGTCCCTGCATCTATCATAAAGAAGAAGTCGAAAGGGACGGAAACTGCCACTGCGAACTTTTCTTCAAAGCGAATTAA